The following are encoded in a window of Lactobacillus panisapium genomic DNA:
- a CDS encoding SAM-dependent methyltransferase → MTEFLEKIKHLAIEIDNQQVDQQAKEIMSIIQTIEKKQVLAKAPGLLGFYPDKLEEIMTEVGPQRAAALKIINQLFNSTRQFLSIHYGLWSLPNLETAQAIKENLHVNSALEIMAGNAYWTRALQQVGVETVATDSLQWAKTSRTGQQPFASVVNLNASSAIAQYSAVDLILCSWAPNFNRSDLAAVKAWQKYNPKSHFLFIGEKNGATNSPAFWHQEKFRHSPALRQIKQTFTSYDFIDEQIFEIEHEI, encoded by the coding sequence ATGACAGAATTTTTAGAGAAAATTAAGCACTTAGCAATTGAGATTGACAACCAACAGGTTGATCAGCAAGCTAAAGAAATCATGAGCATCATTCAAACAATTGAAAAAAAGCAAGTTTTGGCTAAAGCACCGGGTTTACTCGGCTTTTATCCTGATAAACTAGAGGAGATAATGACAGAAGTCGGACCGCAAAGAGCAGCGGCACTTAAGATAATTAACCAGCTTTTTAACAGTACAAGGCAGTTTTTATCGATTCACTATGGTTTATGGTCTTTACCGAACTTGGAAACGGCTCAAGCAATCAAAGAGAACTTACATGTAAATTCGGCACTGGAAATAATGGCGGGTAACGCTTATTGGACTAGGGCATTACAACAGGTTGGGGTTGAAACAGTTGCAACAGATTCATTGCAGTGGGCCAAGACTTCGCGAACTGGCCAGCAACCGTTTGCTTCCGTTGTTAATCTAAATGCTAGTTCAGCTATTGCACAGTATTCAGCAGTAGACTTAATTCTTTGTTCTTGGGCGCCCAATTTTAACCGCAGTGATTTAGCAGCAGTTAAAGCTTGGCAAAAGTACAATCCCAAAAGTCACTTCTTGTTTATTGGCGAAAAAAATGGGGCCACAAACTCACCAGCTTTTTGGCACCAGGAAAAATTTCGTCATTCACCAGCTCTTAGACAAATTAAGCAAACTTTTACCAGTTACGATTTTATCGATGAACAAATATTTGAGATAGAACATGAAATTTAA
- the lepB gene encoding signal peptidase I: protein MENDIKKDDEEESLGKFILDFVIMVVVIFGIFYLLFHFVLVNVRVSGISMQPAFENNERMISVRHFTPKRYDVVALIPPKRANDPHALYVKRVIGLPGDKVTAKNDKMYVNGKLIPEPYLNNKFKKADNAAGYTYTNNFTYRVPSGHYWVMGDHRDISKDSRRFGPVSRGNLVGKVVFRYWPFNRVQSF from the coding sequence ATGGAAAATGATATAAAAAAAGACGATGAGGAAGAAAGTTTAGGGAAATTCATTTTAGATTTTGTCATAATGGTAGTCGTTATTTTCGGGATTTTTTATCTGCTGTTTCACTTTGTTTTAGTTAACGTGCGTGTTTCTGGCATTTCGATGCAGCCGGCTTTTGAAAATAACGAGCGAATGATCTCAGTTCGTCACTTTACACCCAAAAGATACGATGTTGTTGCCTTAATTCCTCCTAAAAGGGCGAATGATCCGCATGCACTCTATGTTAAGCGTGTGATTGGATTGCCGGGTGATAAGGTCACAGCAAAAAATGATAAAATGTATGTTAATGGTAAACTAATACCTGAACCTTATTTGAATAACAAATTCAAGAAAGCAGATAATGCTGCGGGCTATACCTATACCAACAATTTTACCTATCGCGTACCTAGTGGCCATTATTGGGTTATGGGTGATCATCGGGATATCTCAAAAGATTCACGCAGATTTGGTCCCGTTAGCCGTGGTAATTTAGTTGGTAAAGTTGTCTTTCGTTATTGGCCGTTTAACCGGGTTCAAAGTTTTTAA
- the lepB gene encoding signal peptidase I: MAKNVTKKQDQEEESLGKFILDIVVMMAVILGAFYLIFHFVLSNDRVSGPSMQPTFENNDRLISVRNFTPKRNDVVVLLAPEAANDVPGALYIKRVIGLPGDKLVSKNDKMYVNGKLLPESYLNNSFKKAANDTGHTYTNNFTYKVPKGYYWVMGDHRDISKDSHIFGPVKRKNLIGKVVLRYWPFNKVQGF; encoded by the coding sequence ATGGCAAAAAATGTTACAAAAAAGCAGGATCAAGAGGAAGAAAGCCTTGGCAAATTTATTTTAGATATCGTCGTCATGATGGCGGTTATCTTAGGCGCTTTTTATCTCATTTTCCATTTCGTATTGTCTAATGATCGGGTTTCTGGTCCATCAATGCAACCTACTTTTGAAAATAATGATCGGTTGATTTCCGTCAGAAATTTCACACCTAAAAGAAATGATGTCGTCGTTTTATTAGCTCCTGAGGCTGCCAACGATGTTCCTGGCGCTCTATATATTAAGCGTGTTATCGGCTTACCTGGCGATAAACTGGTGTCTAAAAACGATAAAATGTATGTTAACGGAAAATTGCTTCCTGAGTCTTATTTAAATAATAGCTTTAAAAAAGCAGCTAATGACACTGGCCATACTTATACTAATAATTTTACTTATAAGGTACCGAAAGGTTACTACTGGGTAATGGGTGATCACCGCGATATTTCGAAGGATTCACATATTTTTGGCCCGGTAAAACGTAAGAACTTAATTGGTAAGGTGGTATTGCGGTATTGGCCTTTTAACAAAGTACAAGGTTTTTAA
- a CDS encoding LBP_cg2779 family protein gives MNQQLEELSSSIINYQIKHHITDTDLAFASHLSVEKIHAMKTGEGEFTPEEINQLYDYLAANQ, from the coding sequence ATGAATCAGCAACTAGAAGAATTATCCAGTTCAATTATTAATTATCAAATTAAGCATCATATCACGGACACTGACTTGGCTTTTGCCAGTCACCTTTCGGTTGAAAAAATTCATGCAATGAAAACCGGTGAGGGTGAGTTCACTCCTGAAGAAATTAACCAACTCTATGATTACCTTGCCGCTAACCAGTAG
- a CDS encoding ATP-binding cassette domain-containing protein: MENLLQIKDLTYRKNQKSILKNINLTLQPGKIVALLGENGAGKTTLMRIISSTAKNYHGSVYVAGREKEAERKAHLSFTDGLTGFTDSTRISEIVKFYEVIYQDFDLEEFDQLRQFMRLDASSRLAELSKGMREKLVIALTFSRKTDLYLLDEPFSGIDAMARKKIISSIILWKAEKATILISDHFVNEIASLLDEVVIIKDKTIYCHKSTEEIRAKNESLEDYYEGLYEKEEE; this comes from the coding sequence ATGGAAAATCTTTTACAAATCAAGGATTTGACCTACCGGAAAAATCAAAAGTCAATTTTAAAAAATATTAACTTAACCCTGCAACCTGGTAAAATTGTAGCCCTACTAGGTGAAAATGGGGCAGGGAAAACCACCCTGATGCGTATCATCAGCAGCACAGCCAAGAATTACCATGGTAGTGTCTATGTAGCTGGACGTGAAAAAGAAGCCGAAAGAAAGGCACACCTGTCCTTTACTGACGGCCTGACAGGTTTTACTGATTCAACCAGAATTAGTGAGATTGTCAAATTCTACGAAGTGATTTATCAAGATTTTGATCTTGAAGAATTTGACCAGTTACGCCAGTTTATGAGGCTAGATGCAAGTTCACGATTGGCAGAACTATCAAAGGGGATGCGGGAAAAACTAGTTATTGCTTTAACTTTTTCACGTAAAACTGACCTTTATTTGCTTGATGAGCCTTTTTCTGGCATTGATGCGATGGCCCGCAAAAAAATAATTAGTTCTATTATCTTGTGGAAAGCGGAAAAAGCTACCATTTTGATTTCTGACCACTTTGTTAATGAAATTGCATCACTTTTAGATGAAGTGGTCATTATCAAAGACAAGACAATTTATTGCCACAAGTCTACTGAAGAAATTAGAGCTAAAAACGAAAGTCTCGAAGACTATTATGAAGGTCTTTACGAGAAGGAGGAAGAGTAA